In Pseudomonadota bacterium, the DNA window TTCGCAGCGCGCTGATTGCCGCGGGCTCTCCCCTGTGAGGCGGTCGACGTGCGCGGGCTGACCATCAGCGACGGGTCGGTTCGCCTGGCCACTGACCTCCCGATGCCCGTTGCAGGGCCGGGTGAGGCGCTCGTGCGGGTGCTCCGCGCGGGGGTGTGCAACACCGATCTCGAGCTCGCTCGGGGATACATGCAGTTTCACGGCGTGCCGGGGCACGAGTTCGTGGGGCGCGTGGAGGTCTGTGACGATGCGTCCTGGGTTGGCGCACGGGTGGTGGGGGAGATCAACTGCGGGTGCGGCGCCTGTCCGGATTGTCGCGCCGGCGATTCCCGCCACTGTCCTGATCGCACGGTTCTCGGCATTCTCGGTCGCGCGGGCACGTTTGCCGACTATGTAGCCATGCCCATCGAGAACCTCCACCGCGTGCCCGATTCGGTGAGCACGCCCCGCGCCGCCTTCACCGAGCCGCTTGCGGCCGCCTTTGCCATCACCGAGCGGCTGCACGTGCGCCCCACCGATCGCGTGACCGTGCTCGGCGATGGCAAGCTCGGCCTGCTGGTCGCCCAGGTGCTGCAGGGCACGGCCTGTGCGCTCGAGCTGGTGGGCAGGCATGAATCGAAGCTCGACATCGCCGCGCGTCGCGGTATCGCCACCTGCCGGCTCGACGGCTTCACCGCGCGCCTGCGCGAGGGCGGACGTCAGGCGCAGCGCGACATCGTGGTCGACTGCAGCGGCAGCGTGGGCGGGTTTGCGCTCGCGCGCACGGCGGTGCGTCCGCGTGGGACGCTCGTGCTCAAGACCACCTGCGCGGACAGCGTGAGCCTCGATCTCGCGCCGCTTGTCATCGACGAGATCAACGTGTTCGGCTCGCGTTGTGGTCCCTTCGAACCTGCGCTGCGGGCTCTCGCCTCCGGGGCGATCGATGTCGACGCCCTGCA includes these proteins:
- a CDS encoding alcohol dehydrogenase, with product MRGLTISDGSVRLATDLPMPVAGPGEALVRVLRAGVCNTDLELARGYMQFHGVPGHEFVGRVEVCDDASWVGARVVGEINCGCGACPDCRAGDSRHCPDRTVLGILGRAGTFADYVAMPIENLHRVPDSVSTPRAAFTEPLAAAFAITERLHVRPTDRVTVLGDGKLGLLVAQVLQGTACALELVGRHESKLDIAARRGIATCRLDGFTARLREGGRQAQRDIVVDCSGSVGGFALARTAVRPRGTLVLKTTCADSVSLDLAPLVIDEINVFGSRCGPFEPALRALASGAIDVDAL